A single Micromonospora luteifusca DNA region contains:
- a CDS encoding helix-turn-helix domain-containing protein has translation MLRILGVTAAEQALYEWLLERPVVPLETLDRSAADQPWRGQARALLARLEELGLALRLPGAPARFQAVAPDEVSDVLTLAGERALSRARARRARLAAVFHAGQHPHDAGGLVEILHGKQAIKQAFIDVQLSARHEVRVFDAPPYVDVPPLNEPVELELLRQGIHYRVIYDRRGLDDPGRLADFAQGLSVGEEIRVSTVPIKLVLSDHPLALLPVHPENVESAMLVRDPTLIEMLGALFEITWEQGVPLQVRDGHPQLVEVGDAPSPVEGELLPLLAAGLTDAAIAAQQGCTERTVRRRISAMLRRLGAASRFQAGYQAIRRGWITTSGGVI, from the coding sequence GTGCTGCGGATCTTGGGGGTCACGGCGGCCGAGCAGGCGCTCTACGAGTGGTTGCTCGAACGCCCGGTGGTTCCCCTTGAGACGCTCGACCGGTCGGCCGCCGACCAGCCGTGGCGAGGGCAGGCCCGTGCGCTGCTCGCCCGGCTCGAGGAGTTGGGGCTGGCGCTGCGACTGCCAGGGGCGCCGGCGCGATTCCAGGCGGTGGCACCGGACGAGGTCTCCGATGTACTGACCCTCGCCGGTGAACGCGCTCTGTCCCGCGCCCGGGCCCGGCGCGCCCGGCTGGCGGCGGTCTTCCACGCCGGTCAGCACCCGCACGACGCGGGAGGCCTCGTCGAGATCCTGCACGGAAAGCAGGCGATCAAGCAAGCGTTCATCGACGTCCAGCTCAGCGCCCGTCATGAGGTACGGGTCTTCGACGCTCCGCCCTACGTGGACGTCCCGCCCCTGAACGAGCCGGTGGAGTTGGAGCTGCTGCGCCAGGGCATCCACTATCGGGTGATCTACGACCGGCGGGGGCTCGACGATCCCGGCCGGCTCGCCGACTTCGCACAGGGGCTCTCCGTCGGCGAGGAGATCCGCGTCTCCACCGTGCCGATCAAGCTGGTGCTCAGTGACCACCCGCTGGCGCTGCTCCCGGTCCACCCCGAGAACGTCGAGTCCGCCATGCTCGTCCGCGACCCGACCCTGATCGAGATGCTCGGCGCGCTGTTCGAGATCACCTGGGAGCAGGGCGTCCCGTTGCAGGTACGCGACGGCCACCCGCAGCTCGTGGAGGTCGGCGACGCACCGTCGCCGGTCGAGGGCGAACTGCTACCCCTGCTCGCGGCCGGGCTGACCGACGCGGCGATCGCCGCCCAGCAGGGCTGCACCGAACGCACGGTGCGTCGCCGGATCAGCGCGATGCTGCGGCGGTTGGGGGCGGCCAGCCGGTTCC